From a single Cytophagales bacterium WSM2-2 genomic region:
- a CDS encoding membrane protein, with translation MRSIAVGALNKFNPFIRFLLCLCLSVPVSAQINLEKKDSITHKGKKRRLFAFPAVIYSPETTLAFGGAGNYYFKLGHDSTTRTSYVQALALYTLRQQTVFAMESAIFFHNEKYLLKTKGSASYFPDRFWGLGNNSGDNYERYTVGQFYLSPQLLRRTYKKLFLGAAFEIQNVFTFDYGKGLPQGTQSIFDQQNVTGRKGSFVSGVGLVAIWDGRDNSFSPGKGFYFSYAVNDFSTVFGSTYNYTSQSLDIRKYFTLDKCQVLAFQTVLNLSNGTVPVRSMTNIGSNTIMRGYYEGRYTDRNLFAVQVEDRIHLINRIGMVVFAATGRVGTETGDVFNFSGFKPAIGTGIRYAIDKKEKLNFRFDIGFGQRSNGFYFYITEAF, from the coding sequence TTGCGGTCAATTGCGGTTGGCGCTTTGAATAAATTTAATCCATTCATAAGGTTTTTACTGTGTCTTTGCTTAAGTGTTCCTGTCTCTGCGCAGATCAATCTTGAGAAAAAAGATTCAATTACTCACAAAGGGAAGAAACGCAGGTTATTTGCATTCCCTGCCGTGATTTATTCTCCGGAGACTACACTCGCTTTTGGAGGTGCCGGTAACTACTACTTCAAGTTAGGTCACGACTCAACAACTCGCACATCTTACGTTCAAGCCCTCGCATTGTACACATTGCGACAGCAAACAGTTTTTGCGATGGAGAGCGCCATTTTCTTTCACAACGAGAAATACCTTTTGAAAACCAAAGGGTCGGCTAGCTATTTCCCGGATCGCTTTTGGGGCCTCGGGAATAATTCCGGAGACAATTACGAACGGTATACAGTTGGGCAATTTTACCTGTCACCACAACTTTTGAGAAGGACGTACAAAAAGCTTTTTCTGGGTGCCGCATTTGAAATACAGAATGTTTTCACTTTTGACTACGGCAAAGGACTTCCGCAAGGAACTCAATCGATTTTTGACCAGCAAAATGTGACTGGAAGAAAGGGAAGCTTTGTATCCGGAGTGGGACTCGTGGCAATATGGGACGGTCGGGATAATTCATTTAGTCCCGGCAAAGGATTTTACTTTTCTTATGCAGTAAATGATTTCTCAACGGTATTCGGGAGCACATACAACTATACTTCACAATCACTGGATATCCGGAAATATTTTACGCTTGACAAGTGCCAGGTGCTGGCTTTCCAAACAGTACTTAATTTGAGCAATGGTACAGTGCCTGTTCGGAGCATGACTAATATTGGAAGCAACACGATCATGCGAGGTTATTATGAGGGAAGGTACACAGACAGGAATTTGTTTGCTGTTCAGGTTGAAGACCGGATTCATTTGATCAATCGGATAGGAATGGTCGTGTTTGCAGCCACAGGAAGAGTGGGAACTGAGACGGGTGATGTTTTTAACTTCAGTGGATTTAAGCCAGCAATAGGTACAGGAATCCGCTATGCAATAGACAAGAAAGAGAAATTGAATTTTCGTTTTGATATTGGCTTTGGCCAACGCTCTAACGGATTTTACTTTTATATCACGGAAGCTTTTTAG
- a CDS encoding short-chain dehydrogenase translates to MAFALVTGASGGIGLGIAFELAKRKIDLLLVARSQENLAKAKKEITEKYGVRVELLSVDLSVPGSAQSVSTWIRQNNFNVSVLVNNAGYGIWGSVEKTPWTQLNNMMQLNMTSLVELCQLLIPELKKHDKSYIMNVSSTASYQAVPTLATYAASKSFVLLFTRGLRKELSKSNVSVTCLSPGPTATSFVDRAGMTDFLKKRAEKFSMKAEDVARIAVRGMFKGKAEIIPGFMNWFSVQMTYLVPKGIPEKIAEGLYETPA, encoded by the coding sequence ATGGCATTTGCACTAGTCACCGGGGCCAGTGGTGGTATTGGTCTGGGCATTGCTTTTGAACTCGCGAAGCGAAAAATTGATTTGCTGCTAGTGGCCCGCTCGCAGGAAAATCTTGCAAAAGCAAAAAAGGAAATCACTGAGAAATACGGAGTCCGTGTGGAACTCCTCAGTGTAGATCTTTCTGTTCCTGGAAGCGCTCAAAGCGTGTCAACCTGGATCAGGCAGAATAATTTCAACGTCAGCGTACTCGTCAATAATGCGGGATATGGAATTTGGGGGAGTGTAGAGAAAACACCGTGGACGCAGCTGAATAATATGATGCAGTTGAATATGACTTCTCTTGTAGAATTGTGTCAGCTTTTAATTCCGGAATTGAAAAAGCACGACAAGTCATACATCATGAATGTCTCCAGCACAGCATCATACCAAGCTGTACCTACTCTCGCGACCTATGCAGCCTCCAAGTCTTTTGTATTGCTATTTACCAGGGGCCTGAGAAAAGAACTGAGCAAGAGCAATGTTTCGGTGACTTGCCTGAGTCCAGGGCCTACAGCTACCAGTTTTGTCGACCGTGCTGGCATGACTGACTTTCTTAAAAAACGCGCTGAAAAATTCAGCATGAAAGCAGAGGATGTGGCCAGGATTGCAGTTCGGGGAATGTTCAAGGGCAAAGCGGAAATCATTCCTGGATTTATGAATTGGTTCTCGGTACAAATGACTTATCTCGTTCCGAAGGGTATTCCTGAAAAGATCGCGGAAGGACTTTATGAGACACCTGCCTAA
- the tyrS gene encoding tyrosine--tRNA ligase, translating into MKENFIEELRWRGMVHDMMPGTEDQLLKEPTAGYIGFDPTADSLHIGNLVQIMTLVHFQHAGHKPVALVGGATGMVGDPSGKSAERNLLSEDILRYNESCVKKQLEKFIDFSAGENKAEMVNNYDWFKEMSFLEFIRDIGKHISVNYMMAKDSVQKRLETGLSFTEFTYQLVQGYDFYWLYKNKNCKLQMGGSDQWGNIVTGTELIRRKDGGDAFALTTPLIKKADGTKFGKTEQGNIWLDSQKTSPYKFYQYWLNASDEDAANFIKIFTRRDKGEIDSLIAEHTQAPHLRKLQTELAKDITTRVHSKEEVEKAIKASSILFGNSVTEDLMALDEQTFLAVFEGVPQITVTKSAYESCANVTELLSEITQGKIFPSKGEARKMISGGGVSINKQKIEDPTAKPAYNLLLSRFLLAQKGKKNYYLIEITD; encoded by the coding sequence ATGAAGGAGAATTTCATTGAAGAACTTCGCTGGCGCGGAATGGTGCATGACATGATGCCAGGCACAGAAGACCAATTATTGAAGGAACCCACAGCAGGGTATATCGGTTTTGACCCCACGGCAGACTCACTGCATATTGGCAACCTGGTGCAGATCATGACACTCGTCCACTTTCAGCATGCAGGCCACAAGCCAGTAGCATTGGTAGGCGGTGCTACCGGGATGGTAGGCGATCCTTCAGGTAAATCAGCTGAACGGAATCTCCTTTCGGAAGACATCCTTCGCTACAATGAGTCTTGCGTAAAAAAACAATTGGAGAAATTCATTGACTTCTCTGCTGGCGAAAACAAAGCGGAGATGGTGAATAACTATGACTGGTTCAAGGAAATGAGTTTTCTCGAATTCATTCGCGATATAGGCAAGCATATTTCAGTGAATTACATGATGGCAAAAGATTCCGTTCAGAAGCGATTGGAAACGGGTCTTTCATTTACGGAATTCACTTACCAGCTCGTACAGGGCTATGATTTTTACTGGCTGTACAAAAACAAAAATTGCAAACTGCAAATGGGTGGCTCTGATCAATGGGGAAACATTGTTACGGGCACAGAACTGATTCGCAGAAAAGACGGTGGTGATGCTTTTGCACTGACAACTCCTCTTATAAAAAAAGCTGACGGAACGAAGTTTGGTAAGACAGAACAAGGCAATATCTGGCTGGATTCTCAGAAAACATCGCCTTATAAATTCTACCAATATTGGCTCAACGCTTCAGATGAAGATGCAGCCAATTTTATTAAAATCTTTACCAGGAGAGACAAAGGCGAAATTGATTCATTGATTGCCGAGCACACTCAGGCCCCTCACCTGCGCAAACTCCAGACAGAACTTGCAAAAGACATTACAACACGAGTCCATTCGAAAGAAGAAGTGGAAAAAGCAATCAAAGCTTCCTCCATTCTTTTTGGCAATTCAGTCACTGAAGACCTGATGGCTCTTGATGAACAAACTTTTCTTGCAGTCTTCGAAGGAGTACCACAAATCACAGTGACGAAGTCTGCTTACGAGAGTTGTGCGAATGTGACCGAGTTGCTTTCTGAAATTACGCAAGGAAAAATTTTTCCATCCAAAGGTGAAGCCCGCAAAATGATTTCAGGTGGCGGGGTGAGTATCAATAAGCAAAAGATAGAAGATCCAACCGCAAAGCCTGCTTACAACTTGCTGCTCAGTCGATTCTTGCTGGCGCAAAAGGGGAAAAAGAATTATTACCTGATCGAAATTACGGACTGA
- a CDS encoding DNA polymerase III subunit delta, translating into MDSSAKKILDKLKAGKYDPVYLLQGEETYYIDLISDYIEANALSDAEKGFNQVIMYGKDAAMATILTNARRFPMMAERQVVIVREAQDIQDLNKETGSKLLLDYLQKPSPTTVLVLCHKHKTLDKRRELGKKAEQLATSATFKKPYDNQLNEFVLAYVKEKKYSIDDDAARILAEYVGNDLNRLANEVDKILISHDAKETITPTEVMAKVGISREYNIFELQKALINKDWMQAAKIANYFEANPKKNPAIPMVAFLYSFFSKVVAAHGVGDRSSQGLTAALKISPYAAKDYVAALQRYPQNKALENISLLRNADLKLKGVNSGSEGEGQILKELVFRLMV; encoded by the coding sequence ATGGATAGCTCAGCGAAAAAGATTCTTGATAAACTGAAAGCCGGTAAGTACGATCCGGTTTATCTCTTGCAGGGTGAAGAGACTTACTACATCGATTTGATCTCCGACTACATCGAGGCAAATGCGCTGAGTGATGCAGAGAAAGGTTTTAACCAGGTGATCATGTACGGCAAGGATGCTGCTATGGCAACAATACTTACGAATGCAAGACGCTTTCCCATGATGGCCGAACGGCAAGTGGTGATCGTTCGCGAGGCACAAGACATTCAGGATTTAAATAAAGAGACAGGATCGAAATTATTGCTTGATTATTTACAGAAACCATCACCCACTACCGTTCTTGTACTCTGTCATAAACACAAGACTCTCGATAAAAGAAGGGAGCTTGGAAAGAAGGCAGAACAATTAGCTACATCAGCTACGTTTAAAAAACCTTACGATAATCAATTGAATGAATTTGTTCTCGCCTATGTGAAAGAGAAAAAATACTCAATTGATGATGATGCCGCACGAATACTGGCGGAATATGTAGGTAATGATCTGAACCGTCTGGCTAATGAAGTGGATAAAATCCTGATCAGTCACGATGCAAAAGAAACCATCACCCCCACAGAAGTAATGGCCAAAGTGGGGATCAGTCGCGAATACAACATCTTCGAATTGCAAAAAGCATTGATCAACAAAGACTGGATGCAGGCAGCCAAGATTGCAAACTATTTCGAGGCTAATCCGAAGAAAAATCCAGCGATACCCATGGTGGCATTTTTATATTCATTCTTTAGCAAAGTGGTGGCAGCACACGGAGTAGGCGACCGCTCGTCACAGGGACTAACTGCAGCTTTGAAAATAAGCCCATACGCTGCTAAAGACTACGTGGCTGCACTGCAACGTTATCCGCAGAACAAAGCATTGGAGAACATTTCGCTACTGCGTAACGCAGACCTTAAATTGAAAGGTGTCAATTCTGGCAGCGAAGGCGAGGGACAAATCCTGAAAGAATTGGTCTTTCGCCTCATGGTATAA
- a CDS encoding FAD-dependent dehydrogenase, with amino-acid sequence MEKKTEVTLRPEEAFDEERFKPALYEKLKLNPDEVLIRPVRRSIDARGRNVVVKVQVEMQSPGQQAPSYRKDYEDVSKRPVVIIVGAGPAGLFAAIRLIEFGIKPIIFERGKDVQARRRDLAAINKEHIVNPESNYCFGEGGAGTYSDGKLYTRSNKRGDVQRVLEILIAHGAHEDILFDAHPHIGTNKLPKLVAALRESVLMAGGEIHFDSKVTDFLLSTGEVKGVVTADGTKHEGHAVILATGHSARDIFQLLYQRKILIEAKPFALGVRVEHQQNLIDQIQYHCATDRGEFLPASSYALVHQAKINGIERGVFSFCMCPGGFIVPAATAPGEIVVNGMSPSRRDSKYANSGIVVAVNESDFKPYQKFEALAGLQFQSETEKKACELAGKRQAAPAQRLMDFVEGKVSASLLETSYQPGLQSVDMRAVLPDFIFQSLKQGFRNFGGKMRGYLTNEAQVVGVESRTSSPIRIPRDKETLEHPQVKRLFPCAEGAGYAGGIMSAAMDGERCAEAIVKMYFKK; translated from the coding sequence ATGGAAAAGAAAACAGAAGTCACCCTCCGCCCGGAAGAGGCCTTTGATGAAGAGCGCTTTAAACCAGCTCTTTACGAAAAATTAAAACTCAATCCTGATGAAGTCCTGATAAGACCCGTTCGCAGGTCCATAGATGCCAGGGGAAGAAATGTGGTTGTCAAGGTACAGGTTGAGATGCAGAGTCCGGGACAACAAGCACCTTCTTACCGAAAGGATTATGAGGATGTTAGTAAACGCCCGGTTGTCATTATCGTTGGGGCTGGTCCCGCTGGCTTATTTGCAGCTATCCGACTGATCGAATTCGGCATTAAACCCATCATTTTTGAGCGAGGGAAGGACGTGCAGGCTCGCAGACGAGATCTCGCAGCTATCAATAAAGAACACATCGTCAATCCTGAATCGAACTATTGCTTTGGTGAAGGTGGAGCAGGAACGTATTCGGATGGTAAACTATATACTCGCTCCAACAAACGAGGAGATGTGCAGCGCGTTTTGGAAATACTCATCGCCCATGGAGCACATGAAGATATTTTGTTTGATGCGCATCCGCACATCGGTACTAACAAGCTACCAAAGCTCGTGGCTGCGTTGAGAGAGAGTGTACTGATGGCGGGAGGTGAAATACATTTTGATTCAAAAGTGACTGATTTCCTCCTGTCAACAGGCGAAGTAAAAGGAGTAGTCACGGCTGACGGAACAAAGCACGAAGGTCATGCAGTTATTCTCGCCACGGGTCATTCCGCGAGGGATATTTTTCAACTGCTCTATCAAAGAAAAATTCTTATCGAAGCAAAACCATTTGCGTTGGGCGTACGAGTCGAGCACCAACAAAATTTGATTGACCAAATTCAATATCACTGCGCTACCGATCGTGGCGAGTTTTTACCTGCTTCGTCCTACGCTCTTGTTCACCAGGCAAAGATCAATGGAATTGAGCGAGGAGTATTTTCGTTTTGCATGTGCCCCGGGGGATTCATTGTTCCGGCTGCCACTGCGCCTGGAGAGATTGTTGTCAATGGTATGAGCCCTTCACGAAGAGATTCAAAATATGCCAATTCCGGAATTGTCGTAGCGGTTAATGAGAGTGATTTTAAACCCTACCAAAAATTCGAAGCATTGGCAGGACTCCAATTTCAAAGTGAAACCGAGAAGAAAGCTTGCGAACTAGCGGGAAAAAGACAGGCTGCGCCAGCACAACGACTCATGGACTTTGTAGAAGGAAAGGTTTCAGCTTCACTTTTGGAAACTTCGTACCAGCCAGGACTCCAAAGTGTAGATATGCGGGCTGTGCTTCCGGATTTTATTTTTCAGTCACTTAAGCAAGGTTTCCGGAACTTTGGAGGCAAGATGCGTGGTTATCTAACCAACGAAGCGCAAGTAGTAGGTGTGGAGAGCAGGACTTCTTCCCCGATACGCATCCCCCGCGACAAAGAGACATTGGAACATCCGCAAGTAAAAAGGTTATTCCCGTGTGCTGAAGGTGCAGGTTATGCGGGCGGAATTATGTCTGCGGCCATGGATGGCGAACGCTGCGCGGAGGCAATTGTTAAAATGTATTTTAAGAAATGA
- a CDS encoding CoA-binding protein, producing the protein MKKTVIIGATTNPSRYAYLAAGTLQDHKIEFVPVGIKKGEVFGKSILDLRSKPEIKDVDTVTLYINPANQQEWYDYIIKLKPKRVVFNPGTENPELEKLLSEKNIEALEACTLVLLRTGQY; encoded by the coding sequence ATGAAGAAAACAGTAATCATCGGAGCAACGACCAACCCATCAAGATATGCTTACCTCGCGGCAGGTACGTTACAAGATCACAAAATCGAGTTCGTTCCCGTTGGGATAAAGAAAGGAGAGGTTTTTGGTAAGTCAATACTCGACTTGCGGTCGAAGCCGGAAATTAAAGACGTGGACACAGTGACCCTTTACATCAATCCTGCGAACCAACAGGAATGGTATGATTACATTATCAAACTCAAACCGAAACGGGTTGTTTTCAATCCCGGAACGGAAAATCCAGAGCTCGAAAAATTACTATCTGAAAAAAACATCGAAGCGCTGGAAGCATGCACATTGGTACTCCTTCGCACGGGCCAATACTAG
- the gnfM gene encoding acetoacetate metabolism regulatory protein AtoC, translating to MYEKEPVKIFVVEDDPAYTKFLQYVLSLDPDFETEFFTTGKDCIDRLHKKPAVITLDYSLPDMAGEKVLRAIREFNPDISVIIISAQEKIGTAVELLKLGAFDYITKDEEAKDRILNAIKNARNKSSLIREIDRLKEEISAKYDFEKSIIGTSPAIKKVFGLLEKAVKTQITVSITGETGTGKELVAKAVHYNSKRKNKPFIAVNIAAIPRDLIESELFGHEKGAFTGAANRRIGKFEEAEGGTIFLDEIGEMDLNLQAKLLRVLQEKEITRIGSNQVVKLDVRVVVATHKNLAEETKTGRFREDLYYRLLGLPIQLPPLRDRGQDIIMLARFFLDSFSKENQLPKFKITTEAQNKLLAHPFPGNVRELKSSIELAAVMAEGSDIMSEHINFTNVAGEETIMLREMTLQEFTYRIIRNYLNKYDNNVLDVARRLDVGKSSIYRYLKEMEQAGI from the coding sequence ATGTACGAAAAAGAACCCGTCAAAATTTTTGTCGTAGAAGATGATCCGGCCTACACCAAATTTTTACAATACGTACTCAGCCTTGACCCCGATTTTGAAACAGAGTTTTTTACCACTGGTAAGGACTGCATAGACCGGCTGCACAAAAAACCGGCCGTAATAACCCTGGACTATTCGCTTCCTGACATGGCTGGTGAAAAGGTGTTGCGTGCCATCCGTGAATTTAACCCAGATATCAGTGTCATTATTATCTCTGCCCAGGAAAAAATTGGAACGGCCGTAGAGCTCCTCAAACTGGGAGCCTTTGACTATATCACTAAAGACGAAGAGGCCAAAGACCGCATACTGAATGCGATCAAAAATGCCCGAAATAAATCATCGTTGATCCGCGAGATTGACCGGCTGAAAGAGGAGATCTCTGCGAAATATGATTTTGAGAAAAGTATTATTGGAACCAGCCCCGCTATTAAAAAAGTCTTCGGGTTGCTGGAGAAAGCTGTAAAAACTCAAATCACTGTTTCCATCACGGGTGAAACGGGCACAGGAAAAGAGTTGGTGGCAAAAGCCGTTCACTACAATTCGAAAAGAAAAAACAAGCCCTTTATTGCAGTGAACATTGCTGCTATACCGAGAGACCTGATTGAGAGTGAATTATTTGGCCATGAAAAAGGGGCCTTTACGGGGGCAGCGAACCGAAGAATAGGAAAATTTGAAGAGGCAGAAGGTGGAACTATTTTCCTGGACGAAATCGGTGAGATGGATTTGAATCTGCAGGCGAAACTTTTGCGCGTGCTACAAGAAAAAGAAATTACGCGTATCGGAAGCAACCAAGTTGTTAAGCTGGATGTAAGAGTAGTTGTGGCTACACATAAAAACCTCGCTGAGGAAACCAAAACAGGAAGATTTCGGGAAGACTTATATTATAGACTGTTGGGTCTGCCAATTCAACTTCCTCCCCTTCGCGACCGTGGTCAGGATATTATCATGTTGGCACGTTTCTTCCTCGACTCCTTCAGCAAGGAAAATCAACTTCCGAAATTCAAGATTACCACCGAGGCTCAAAATAAATTATTGGCCCACCCGTTTCCGGGAAATGTTCGGGAACTGAAATCTTCTATTGAGCTGGCAGCAGTCATGGCAGAAGGCAGTGACATTATGAGTGAGCATATCAATTTCACCAATGTTGCCGGAGAAGAAACAATCATGCTTCGCGAAATGACTCTACAAGAGTTTACCTATCGCATTATCAGAAACTATTTGAATAAGTATGACAACAACGTACTTGATGTAGCCCGGAGGCTGGATGTGGGAAAATCTTCCATTTATCGATACCTGAAAGAAATGGAACAAGCCGGGATCTGA